From Hermetia illucens chromosome 6, iHerIll2.2.curated.20191125, whole genome shotgun sequence, one genomic window encodes:
- the LOC119659682 gene encoding mucin-2-like isoform X6: MKLWYALLLGAFLVLVESRNLNISPRINDGYTVVDPKSFPSQVTIQNRMTSGSVKMCSGSIVTDRFVLTSFYCTQDVKTFDLYFGLMYLNQTESANKMEVAADAVIPYPILVNDVALIRLPKPLELSDLVKPIKLADTTPSSGTFAVMAGFASGYNNLKYGFFRLEEQALCADAYPNKFDKYNQICTTGWTNPNQRPCKNNEGGGLIVGWPEHPELIGIFSSPNTCSGTSPAMYANAVKYKFWMDNIIANFPEETTTTEPPTTTAETTVPTETTTESSPSPPATTTDAGTTASDTTESQTETTTTQQETTDKTTTDPATQTTTEVASEATEPVTDETTTENSTGETTTQTATVETTTEGETTEPVTDETTTSSETTGPTEPPTGETTTENGTTEPETTEPVTDETTTEASTGETTTQTATTEPATVETTTEGETTEPVTDETTTSSDTTPTEPSTSETTTESGTTEPETTEPATDETTTEASTGETTTQTATTEPATVETTTEGETTEPVTDETTTSSETTGPTEPSTGETTTENETTEPETTEPATEETTTEASTGETTTQTATTEPATVETTTEGETTEPVTDETTTSSETTGPTEPPTGETTTENGTTEPETTEPVTDETTTEASTGETTTQTATTEPATVETTTEGETTEPVTDETTTSSETTGPTEPPTGETTTENGTTEPETTEPVTDETTTEASTGETTTQTATTEPATIETTTEGETTEPVTDETTTSSETTPTEPSTGETTTENGTTEPETTEPATEETTTEASTGETTTQTATTEPATVETTTEGETTEPVTDETTTSSETTGPTEPPTGETTTENGTTEPETNEPVTDETTTEASTGETTTQTATTEPATVETTTEGETTEPVTDETTTSSETTGPTEPPTGETTTENGTTEPETTEPATEETTTEASTGETTTQTATTEPTTTEPATVETTTEGETTEPVTDETTTSSETTGPTEPPTSETTTENGTTEPETTEPVTDETTTEASTGETTTQTATTEPATVETTTEGETTEPVTDETTTSSETTPTEPSTGETTTENGTTEPETTEPATEETTTEASTGETTTQTATTEPATVETTTEGETTEPVTDETTTSSETTGPTEPPTGETTTENGTTEPGTTEPVTDETTTEASTGETTTQTATTEPATVETTTEGETTEPVTDETTTSSETTPTEPSTGETTTENGTTEPETTEPVTEETTTEASTGETTTQTATAEPATVETTTEGETTEPVTDETTTSSETTGPTEPPTGETTTENGTTEPGTTEPVTDETTTEASTGETTTQTATTEPATVETTTEGETTEPVTDETTTSSETTPTEPSTGETTTENGTTEPETTEPATEETTTEASTGETTTQTATTEPATVETTTEGETTEPVTDETTTSSETTGPTEPPTGETTTENGTTEPETTEPATEETTSEASTGETTTQTATTEPATVETTTEGETTEPVTDETTTSSETTGPTEPPTGETTTENGTTEPETTEPVTDESTTEASTGETTTQTATTEPATVETTTEGETTEPVTDETTTSSETTPTEPSTGETTTENGTTEPETTEPATEETTTEASTGETTTQTTTTEPATVETTTEGETTEPVTDETTTSSETTGPTEPPTSETTTENGTTEPETTEPVTDETTTEASTGETTTQTATTEPATVETTTEGETTEPVTDETTTSSETTPTEPSTGETTTENGTTEPETTEPATEETTTEASTGETTTQTATTEPATVETTTEGETTEPVTDETTTSSETTGPTEPPTGETTTENGTTEPGTTEPVTDETTTEASTGETTTQTATTEPATVETTTEGETTEPVTDETTTSSETTPTEPSTGETTTENGTTEPETTEPVTDETTTEASTGETTTQTATTEPATVETTTEGETTEPVTDETTTSSETTGPTEPPTGETTTENGTTEPGTTEPVTDETTTEASTGETTTQTATTEPATVETTTEGETTEPVTDETTTSSETTPTEPSTGETTTENGTTEPETTEPATEETTTEASTGETTTQTATTEPATVETTTEGETTEPVTDETTTSSETTGPTEPPTGETTTENGTTEPETTEPVTDETTTEASTGETTTQTATTEPATVETTTEGETTEPVTDETTTSSETTPTEPSTGETTTENGTTEPETTEPATEETTTEASTGETTTQTATTEPATVETTTEGETTEPVTDETTTSSETTGPTEPPTGETTTENGTTEPETTEPATEETTSEASTGETTTQTATTEPATVETTTEGETTEPVTDETTTSSETTGPTEPPTGETTTENGTTEPETTEPVTDETTTEASTGETTTQTATTEPATVETTTEGETTEPVTDETTTSSETTPTEPSTGETTTENGTTEPETTEPVTDETTTEASTGETTTQTATTEPATVETTTEGETTEPATEETTNNSETTEAVTAETTTENPSTPEITTTESTTSNTTETVTDETTSESGITEPVTDLSSTESSSTDGHTTGSATDETPAENSSPSEENTTEPTTETPKTTPTTTSPKPTYVTGPLTPLTDRLIKMITPPVIRRAG; encoded by the exons ATGAAGTTGTGGTACGCCCTGCTTCTAGGCGCGTTCCTAGTCCTAGTCGAGTCGCGAAATCTGAATATATCCCCACGTATAAACGATGGATATACGGTTGTGGATCCTAAAAGTTTTCCCTCACAAGTGACTATACAAAATCGAATGACCAGTGGATCAGTGAAAATGTGTAGTGGATCAATCGTCACAGATCGTTTTGTTCTCACATCCTTTTATTGTACACAAGATGTAAAAACATTTGATTTATACTTCGGATTGATGTACCTCAATCAAACTGAAAGTGCGAATAAGATGGAAGTGGCAGCAGATGCAGTGATACCTTATCCGATATTGGTCAATGATGTCGCTCTAATCCGTTTACCGAAACCTTTAGAATTGAGTGACCTAGTCAAACCAATCAAACTAGCAGATACCACGCCGTCATCGGGAACGTTTGCAGTCATGGCCGGTTTCGCCTCAGGATACAACAACCTCAAGTACGGTTTCTTTCGATTAGAAGAACAGGCTTTATGTGCTGATGCCTATCCGAACAAATTTGACAAGTACAACCAAATCTGTACAACAGGATGGACAAATCCAAATCAGAGACCATGCAAAAACAACGAAGGTGGAGGTTTGATCGTTGGTTGGCCAGAACATCCAGAATTAATTGGTATATTCTCGAGCCCAAATACCTGCAGCGGAACATCGCCAGCAATGTATGCTAATGCtgtcaaatataaattttggaTGGACAATATAATCGCAAATTTCCCAGAGGAAACTACAACCACAGAACCACCCACTACTACTGCTGAGACAACTGTTCCAACTGAAACCACCACTGAAAGTTCTCCTAGCCCACCAGCAACAACCACAGATGCCGGGACCACAGCGAGTGACACAACTGAGTCCCAAACTGAAACAACCACTACCCAACAGGAGACAACAGACAAAACAACGACTGATCCGGCAACTCAAACAACCACGGAAGTGGCATCAGAAGCAACTGAACCAGTCACAGATGAAACCACCACTGAGAATTCAACAGGTGAAACAACAACCCAAACTGCAACAGTTGAAACCACCACCGAAGGCGAAACAACTGAACCAGTAACAGATGAAACAACCACAAGCAGTGAAACTACTGGACCAACTGAGCCTCCCACAGGTGAAACAACTACTGAAAATGGAACAACAGAGCCTGAAACAACCGAACCAGTCACAGACGAAACCACCACTGAGGCTTCGACAGGCGAAACAACCACTCAAACTGCAACAACGGAACCTGCAACAGTGGAAACAACTACTGAAGGTGAAACAACCGAACCAGTAACAGATGAAACTACCACAAGCAGTGACACTACACCAACTGAGCCTTCCACAAGTGAAACAACTACCGAAAGTGGAACAACAGAGCCTGAAACAACCGAACCAGCCACAGACGAAACCACCACTGAGGCTTCAACAGGTGAAACAACCACTCAAACTGCAACAACGGAACCCGCAACAGTTGAAACAACTACTGAAGGTGAAACAACCGAACCAGTAACAGATGAAACAACCACAAGCAGTGAAACTACTGGACCAACTGAGCCTTCCACAGGTGAAACAACTACCGAAAATGAAACAACAGAGCCTGAAACAACCGAACCAGCCACAGAAGAAACTACCACTGAGGCTTCAACAGGTGAAACGACCACTCAAACTGCAACAACGGAACCTGCAACAGTTGAAACAACTACTGAAGGTGAAACAACCGAACCAGTAACAGATGAAACAACCACAAGCAGTGAAACTACTGGACCAACTGAGCCTCCCACAGGTGAAACAACTACCGAAAATGGAACAACAGAGCCTGAAACAACCGAACCAGTCACAGACGAAACCACCACTGAGGCTTCAACAGGCGAAACAACCACTCAAACTGCAACAACGGAACCCGCAACAGTTGAAACAACTACTGAAGGTGAAACAACCGAACCAGTAACAGATGAAACAACCACAAGCAGTGAAACTACTGGACCAACTGAGCCTCCCACAGGTGAAACAACTACTGAAAATGGAACAACAGAGCCCGAAACAACCGAACCAGTCACAGACGAAACCACCACTGAGGCTTCAACAGGCGAAACAACCACTCAAACTGCAACAACGGAACCTGCAACAATTGAAACAACTACTGAAGGTGAAACAACCGAACCAGTAACAGATGAAACAACCACAAGCAGTGAGACTACACCAACTGAGCCTTCCACAG GTGAAACAACTACCGAAAATGGAACAACAGAGCCTGAAACAACCGAACCAGCCACAGAAGAAACCACCACTGAGGCTTCAACAGGTGAAACGACCACTCAAACTGCAACAACGGAACCTGCAACAGTTGAAACCACCACCGAAGGCGAAACAACTGAACCAGTAACAGATGAAACAACCACAAGCAGTGAAACTACTGGACCAACTGAGCCTCCCACAGGTGAAACAACTACCGAAAATGGAACAACAGAGCCTGAAACAAACGAACCAGTCACAGACGAAACCACCACTGAGGCTTCAACAGGCGAAACAACCACTCAAACTGCAACAACGGAACCAGCAACAGTTGAAACAACTACTGAAGGTGAAACAACCGAACCAGTAACAGATGAAACAACCACAAGCAGTGAAACTACTGGACCAACTGAGCCTCCCACAGGTGAAACAACTACTGAAAATGGAACAACAGAGCCTGAAACAACCGAACCAGCCACAGAAGAAACCACCACTGAGGCTTCAACAGGTGAAACGACCACTCAAACTGCAACAACGGAAC CTACAACAACGGAACCAGCAACAGTTGAAACCACCACCGAAGGCGAAACAACTGAACCAGTAACAGATGAAACAACCACAAGCAGTGAAACCACTGGACCAACTGAGCCTCCCACAAGTGAAACAACTACCGAAAATGGAACAACAGAGCCTGAAACAACCGAACCAGTCACAGACGAAACCACCACTGAGGCTTCAACAGGCGAAACAACCACTCAAACTGCAACAACGGAACCAGCCACAGTTGAAACAACTACTGAAGGTGAAACAACCGAACCAGTAACAGATGAAACAACCACAAGCAGTGAGACTACACCAACTGAGCCTTCCACAGGTGAAACAACTACCGAAAACGGAACAACAGAGCCTGAAACAACCGAACCAGCCACAGAAGAAACCACCACTGAGGCTTCAACAGGTGAAACGACCACTCAAACTGCAACAACGGAACCTGCAACAGTTGAAACCACCACCGAAGGCGAAACAACTGAACCAGTAACAGATGAAACAACCACAAGCAGTGAAACTACTGGGCCAACTGAGCCTCCCACAGGTGAAACAACTACCGAAAATGGAACAACAGAGCCTGGAACAACCGAACCAGTCACAGACGAAACCACCACTGAGGCTTCAACAGGCGAAACAACCACTCAAACTGCAACAACGGAACCTGCAACAGTTGAAACAACTACTGAAGGTGAAACAACCGAACCAGTAACAGATGAAACAACCACAAGCAGTGAGACTACACCAACTGAGCCTTCCACAGGCGAAACAACTACCGAAAATGGAACAACAGAGCCTGAAACAACCGAACCAGTCACAGAAGAAACCACCACTGAGGCTTCAACAGGTGAAACGACCACTCAAACTGCAACAGCGGAACCAGCAACAGTTGAAACCACCACCGAAGGCGAAACAACTGAACCAGTAACAGATGAAACAACCACAAGCAGTGAAACTACTGGACCAACTGAGCCTCCCACAGGTGAAACAACTACCGAAAATGGAACAACAGAGCCTGGAACAACCGAACCAGTCACAGACGAAACCACCACTGAGGCTTCAACAGGCGAAACAACCACTCAAACTGCAACAACGGAACCTGCAACAGTTGAAACAACTACTGAAGGTGAAACAACCGAACCAGTAACAGATGAAACAACCACAAGCAGTGAGACTACACCAACTGAGCCTTCCACAGGTGAAACAACTACCGAAAATGGAACAACAGAGCCTGAAACAACCGAACCAGCCACAGAAGAAACCACCACTGAGGCTTCAACAGGTGAAACGACCACTCAAACTGCAACAACGGAACCAGCAACAGTTGAAACCACCACCGAAGGCGAAACAACTGAACCAGTAACAGATGAAACAACCACAAGCAGTGAAACTACTGGACCAACTGAGCCTCCCACAGGTGAAACAACTACCGAAAATGGAACAACAGAGCCTGAAACAACCGAACCAGCCACAGAAGAAACCACCAGTGAGGCTTCAACAGGTGAAACGACCACTCAAACTGCAACAACGGAACCTGCAACAGTTGAAACCACCACCGAAGGCGAAACAACTGAACCAGTAACAGATGAAACAACCACAAGCAGTGAAACTACTGGACCAACTGAGCCTCCCACAGGTGAAACAACTACTGAAAATGGAACAACAGAGCCCGAAACAACCGAACCAGTCACAGACGAAAGCACCACTGAGGCTTCAACAGGCGAAACAACCACTCAAACTGCAACAACGGAACCAGCAACAGTTGAAACAACTACTGAAGGTGAAACAACCGAGCCAGTAACAGATGAAACAACCACAAGCAGTGAGACTACACCAACTGAGCCTTCCACAGGTGAAACAACTACCGAAAATGGAACAACAGAGCCTGAAACAACCGAACCAGCCACAGAAGAAACCACCACTGAGGCTTCAACAGGTGAAACGACCACTCAAACTACAACAACGGAACCAGCAACAGTTGAAACCACCACCGAAGGCGAAACAACTGAACCAGTAACAGATGAAACAACCACAAGCAGTGAAACCACTGGACCAACTGAGCCTCCCACAAGTGAAACAACTACCGAAAATGGAACAACAGAGCCTGAAACAACCGAACCAGTCACAGACGAAACCACCACTGAGGCTTCAACAGGCGAAACAACCACTCAAACTGCAACAACGGAACCAGCCACAGTTGAAACAACTACTGAAGGTGAAACAACCGAACCAGTAACAGATGAAACAACCACAAGCAGTGAGACTACACCAACTGAACCTTCCACAGGTGAAACAACTACCGAAAACGGAACAACAGAGCCTGAAACAACCGAACCAGCCACAGAAGAAACCACCACTGAGGCTTCAACAGGTGAAACGACCACTCAAACTGCAACAACGGAACCTGCAACAGTTGAAACCACCACCGAAGGCGAAACAACTGAACCAGTAACAGATGAAACAACCACAAGCAGTGAAACTACTGGACCAACTGAGCCTCCCACAGGTGAAACAACTACCGAAAATGGAACAACAGAGCCTGGAACAACCGAACCAGTCACAGACGAAACCACCACTGAGGCTTCAACAGGCGAAACAACCACTCAAACTGCAACAACGGAACCTGCAACAGTTGAAACAACTACTGAAGGTGAAACAACCGAACCAGTAACAGATGAAACAACCACAAGCAGTGAGACTACACCAACTGAGCCTTCCACAGGCGAAACAACTACCGAAAATGGAACAACAGAGCCTGAAACAACCGAACCAGTCACAGACGAAACCACCACTGAGGCTTCAACAGGTGAAACGACCACTCAAACTGCAACAACGGAACCAGCAACAGTTGAAACCACCACCGAAGGCGAAACAACTGAACCAGTAACAGATGAAACAACCACAAGCAGTGAAACTACTGGACCAACTGAGCCTCCCACAGGTGAAACAACTACCGAAAATGGAACAACAGAGCCTGGAACAACCGAACCAGTCACAGACGAAACCACCACTGAGGCTTCAACAGGCGAAACAACCACTCAAACTGCAACAACGGAACCTGCAACAGTTGAAACAACTACTGAAGGTGAAACAACCGAACCAGTAACAGATGAAACAACCACAAGCAGTGAGACTACACCAACTGAGCCTTCCACAGGTGAAACAACTACCGAAAATGGAACAACAGAGCCTGAAACAACCGAACCAGCCACAGAAGAAACCACCACTGAGGCTTCAACAGGTGAAACGACCACTCAAACTGCAACAACGGAACCAGCAACAGTTGAAACCACCACCGAAGGCGAAACAACTGAACCAGTAACAGATGAAACAACCACAAGCAGTGAAACTACTGGACCAACTGAGCCTCCTACAGGTGAAACAACTACCGAAAATGGAACAACAGAGCCTGAAACAACCGAACCAGTCACAGACGAAACCACCACTGAGGCTTCAACAGGCGAAACAACCACTCAAACTGCAACAACGGAACCTGCAACAGTTGAAACAACTACTGAAGGTGAAACAACCGAACCAGTAACAGATGAAACAACCACAAGCAGTGAGACTACACCAACTGAGCCTTCCACAGGTGAAACAACTACCGAAAATGGAACAACAGAGCCTGAAACAACCGAACCAGCCACAGAAGAAACCACCACTGAGGCTTCAACAGGTGAAACGACCACTCAAACTGCAACAACGGAACCAGCAACAGTTGAAACCACCACCGAAGGCGAAACAACTGAACCAGTAACAGATGAAACAACCACAAGCAGTGAAACTACTGGACCAACTGAGCCTCCCACAGGTGAAACAACTACCGAAAATGGAACAACAGAGCCTGAAACAACCGAACCAGCCACAGAAGAAACCACCAGTGAGGCTTCAACAGGTGAAACGACCACTCAAACTGCAACAACGGAACCTGCAACAGTTGAAACCACCACCGAAGGCGAAACAACTGAACCAGTAACAGATGAAACAACCACAAGCAGTGAAACTACTGGACCAACTGAGCCTCCCACAGGTGAAACAACTACCGAAAATGGAACAACAGAGCCTGAAACAACCGAACCAGTCACAGACGAAACCACCACTGAGGCTTCAACAGGCGAAACAACCACTCAAACTGCAACAACGGAACCTGCAACAGTTGAAACAACCACCGAAGGTGAAACAACCGAACCAGTAACAGATGAAACAACCACAAGCAGTGAGACTACACCAACTGAGCCTTCCACAGGTGAAACAACTACCGAAAACGGAACAACAGAGCCTGAAACAACCGAACCAGTCACAGACGAAACCACCACTGAGGCTTCAACAGGTGAAACAACCACTCAAACTGCAACAACGGAACCTGCAACAGTTGAAACAACCACCGAAGGTGAAACAACCGAACCAGCAACAGAAGAAACAACGAATAATAGTGAAACTACTGAAGCTGTCACTGCGGAAACTACCACCGAAAACCCATCAACACCAGAAATAACCACTACAGAGAGTACGACTTCAAACACAACTGAGACTGTAACTGATGAAACCACTTCAGAGAGTGGAATAACAGAGCCTGTCACAGATCTATCCAGTACCGAAAGTTCGTCTACTGATGGGCACACAACCGGGTCTGCAACAGATGAAACTCCCGCGGAGAATTCTTCCCCATCAGAAGAGAATACTACGGAACCAACCACAGAAACTCCAAAGACCACACCAACGACAACTTCCCCTAAGCCTACTTACGTGACAGGTCCTTTGACACCATTGACCGATCGACTAATCAAGATGATAACTCCGCCAGTAATTAGACGGGCCGGATAG